In uncultured Campylobacter sp., the following are encoded in one genomic region:
- the hemN gene encoding oxygen-independent coproporphyrinogen III oxidase translates to MNSIDFDAYAKFSRPGPRYTSYPTALEFSESFNYDGYLNELKNQKSSTPLSLYFHMPFCRSACYFCGCNVIYTGKRDKMDRYLDYIEREMQILSGVVDGSRQVVQMHFGGGTPTYFSAEQLARHIKNIKKYFKNFSPEAEISCEIDPRFLNAEQLDVLVSNGFNRISYGVQDFDERVQKEIHRIQPFELTRDVIAMARERGIKSINMDLIYGLPYQSLASFKRTLELALSLDPDRFAIFNYAHVPWIKKSMRKFDETTLPEPKVKLEILKLTHDFLSANGYEMIGMDHYSKPADELHAALKNGSLHRNFQGYTTKGGADLIGIGLTSIGEGARHYAQNFKDMDAYEAAIDAGRLPYYRGVLLNEEDLLRKEVIMGLMSNFCVDIEAIEEKFKIKFFEHFGASLKQLEALKDFVQVSPHRISVTPTGTLLIRNIAMCFDEYMVKNLGEKRFSKTV, encoded by the coding sequence GTGAATAGCATAGACTTCGACGCTTATGCGAAATTTTCGCGCCCGGGACCGCGCTACACGAGCTATCCGACCGCTTTGGAATTTAGCGAAAGCTTCAACTACGACGGGTATTTGAACGAGCTAAAAAATCAAAAAAGCTCCACGCCGCTGTCGCTTTACTTTCACATGCCGTTTTGCCGCTCCGCCTGTTATTTTTGCGGCTGCAACGTAATCTACACCGGCAAGCGCGACAAGATGGATCGGTATTTGGACTATATCGAGCGCGAGATGCAAATTTTAAGCGGCGTAGTGGACGGTTCGCGGCAAGTCGTGCAGATGCACTTCGGCGGCGGTACGCCTACGTATTTTAGCGCCGAACAGCTCGCGCGCCACATAAAAAATATCAAAAAATATTTTAAAAATTTCAGCCCCGAAGCCGAAATTAGCTGTGAGATCGATCCGCGGTTTTTAAACGCCGAGCAGCTTGACGTGCTTGTTTCAAACGGCTTTAACCGCATCAGCTACGGCGTGCAGGACTTCGACGAGCGCGTGCAAAAGGAGATCCACCGCATCCAGCCTTTCGAGCTTACGAGGGACGTCATAGCTATGGCGCGCGAGAGAGGGATAAAATCGATAAATATGGATCTCATTTACGGTCTTCCGTATCAGAGCCTAGCTAGCTTTAAACGCACGCTGGAGCTTGCGCTTTCGCTTGATCCGGACCGCTTTGCGATCTTTAACTACGCGCACGTGCCGTGGATCAAAAAATCTATGCGTAAATTTGACGAGACGACCCTGCCCGAGCCGAAAGTAAAGCTTGAAATTTTAAAGCTTACACACGATTTTTTAAGCGCGAACGGATATGAGATGATCGGCATGGATCACTACTCAAAGCCCGCCGATGAGCTTCATGCCGCGCTTAAAAACGGCTCGCTGCACCGTAATTTCCAGGGCTATACGACCAAGGGCGGCGCCGATCTGATCGGTATCGGGCTGACTAGCATCGGCGAGGGCGCGCGCCACTACGCGCAAAATTTCAAAGATATGGACGCATATGAAGCCGCGATCGATGCGGGCAGGCTGCCGTATTACAGGGGCGTTTTGCTAAATGAAGAGGATCTGCTGCGCAAAGAGGTGATTATGGGGCTGATGAGTAATTTTTGCGTCGATATAGAGGCGATCGAGGAGAAATTTAAGATAAAATTTTTCGAGCATTTCGGCGCGAGCCTAAAGCAGCTTGAGGCGCTAAAGGATTTCGTACAAGTCTCGCCGCATAGAATTTCCGTAACGCCTACCGGCACGCTTTTGATTCGCAATATCGCGATGTGTTTTGATGAGTATATGGTTAAAAATTTGGGCGAGAAGCGCTTTTCTAAAACTGTTTAA
- a CDS encoding DUF2603 domain-containing protein has translation MEEKEKALKKIDKASEFFGLDSSKRTVFEISQGEDNEKKLTLKSGSWSDEEPWFGIDENNEVHTMISIKSLANLIAATKNAMQENFNLKLERSILQHTPVDFGDAWIVCMDEIRRLTGADPSAKRLSLDVDAVVSRVKSLHPNLFIDIEELIKTKAGGRE, from the coding sequence ATGGAAGAAAAAGAGAAAGCGCTAAAAAAGATCGACAAAGCGAGCGAATTTTTTGGGTTAGATAGCTCGAAAAGGACGGTTTTTGAAATTTCGCAGGGCGAGGACAACGAGAAAAAACTCACTTTAAAAAGCGGCTCGTGGAGCGACGAGGAGCCGTGGTTCGGCATCGACGAAAATAACGAAGTGCATACGATGATCTCGATAAAATCGCTTGCAAATCTCATCGCTGCGACCAAAAACGCGATGCAGGAAAATTTTAACCTCAAGCTTGAGCGCTCGATCTTGCAGCATACGCCGGTAGATTTCGGCGACGCGTGGATCGTGTGTATGGACGAGATCAGAAGGCTAACGGGCGCAGATCCGAGTGCGAAAAGATTAAGCCTAGACGTCGATGCCGTCGTCTCGCGCGTAAAAAGCTTGCATCCGAACCTTTTTATCGACATCGAAGAGCTTATCAAAACCAAGGCGGGCGGCCGTGAATAG